The DNA window aatgtgtttgtgtgtcattgatggacagcaatattGAAACCTTGTTTCTGATTCTGAAACAAATTTAAGTCAGGATGTTGTATatcagtagaggggaaaacatgTATTCCCTTTTAAGatttcatttgtttgttttttccccAATTTTGAAGTTTGTTTGacctactctctctcctttctctccagtTTCTGGCCAACCTATGAACCACCAATGAGGAGGCAGGAGAGTAGACAGAGATCCAATCAGGGTTCTCGAAGACCAAACATCAAATGGTGAAATAGGCAATCAGATGGGAGGAAAAGGACAGAGCCATACTCAGCTGTCTCCCTGACGACAGTCCCCAGGACCACAGACAAATGTAGCTCCAGAGGTTGTCCTCGTCATCCCTGACTCTCACACACTGTGGAGAACATGAACAGAGATGTAAATGGAGGCTCAGATTGATCTCTCAATGTAAATGGAGGCTCAGATTGATCTGTCAATGTAAATGGAGGCTCAGATTGATCTGTCAATCTAAATGGAGGCTCAGATTGATCTGTCAATCTGAACAAAGTGCATAAATAAAAGGTGTGGAGACTCTGTCCAATGAGCTACGTCAAGGTACTTCCCTCTACCTCTTCTCCGTTCCTCTGGACCAATCAAAGGAGGACCGTCCTTCCTCCGGACCAATCAAAGGAGGACCCATCCTTCCTCCGGACCAATCAAAGGAGGACCCATCCTTCCTCCAGACCAATCAGAGGACCATCTCCCCCAAAAAATGAATGGGTCCGCAACTGAAAAAGATGTTGTATCCTTCCTACGGACTAACCTGAGAGAAAGACGAGTTCCTTTTAAAACCTTCCTTTTTGTGTGTGGGACTAACCTGAGACAAAAACTAGGAAGGGCCAACAATACTCTCTCCTTCCAACCCAACCCTGCCTTCTACTGCCGGGTGGACTAACGACACAGTGGAGAGCTGACATCGGTAAAGGCTGTATAGCTCTGGAGATCACAGGGCACAAGGTGCTCGTTGGATAGGTTCAACGAGAAGAGGAGAAGACTTTATTAATCCATGCCAGATGGAAATTGGACTGTAGTAACAATCATCATTCTTTACACTTCTCTTCCTCGCAGTGACGCTAACCTGGATAAATAAACAAAATCAATAAACAAAAACAACTATAATCAACAGCATGGACGTCATCATCGGAACGCCAACACAACCCCGAGAGGCGGGGTTTAACAACAGAGTGGGCGGGGTTTCGGTGGCGTTGTCGGCGACCAGTTGGTTTGCCTTCCTCTATGGCTTTGCCCTACTATCAATCATCCAATTTCCCACGGTGACGGGCGACTGTTGGCTGATTGAGGGGGAGAAGGGCTTCGTGTGGTTGGCTATCTGCAGCCAGAACCAGCCCCCATATGAAGCGATTCCTGCCCACATCAACAGGTAAGAACCAGCCCCCTTATGAAGCTTTCCCTGCCCACATCAGCAGGTAAGAACCAGCCCCCTTATGAAGCTTTCCCTGCCCACATCAGCAGGTAAGAACCAGCCCCCTTATGAAGCTTTCCCTGCCCACATCAACAGGTAAGAACCAGCCCCCTTATGAAGCTTTCCCTGCCCACATCAACAGGTAACCATGGCAGAGATAGGGTCCCTGCCCACATCAACAGGTAACCATGGCAGAGATAGGG is part of the Oncorhynchus gorbuscha isolate QuinsamMale2020 ecotype Even-year unplaced genomic scaffold, OgorEven_v1.0 Un_scaffold_1166, whole genome shotgun sequence genome and encodes:
- the LOC124016919 gene encoding protein ELFN1-like; translated protein: MDVIIGTPTQPREAGFNNRVGGVSVALSATSWFAFLYGFALLSIIQFPTVTGDCWLIEGEKGFVWLAICSQNQPPYEAIPAHINSTIVDLRLNENKIKSIHFSSLSRFGNLTYLNLTKNEISYVEDGAFSAQFNLQ